The Aminipila terrae nucleotide sequence CATAAGGAAAGTACCTTTAATGCATCTGCAATTTCCAACAGTGGTGCTATAGGACTGATGCAGATAATGCCTGCCACAGCAGCAAATTTTGGAGTATCAGCACAGCAATTACATGATCCACGTTCAAATATAAACGTAGGAGCTTGTATGATCGGTACAGGTATTACTAACTACAATGGGGATAAGGGAAGAGCTTTATCCGCATATAACCAGGGTGCATCCAGGGTTAGCCGGGGAACCTACTCATCAGCTTATGCAACCAGAATAATGTCTGCATATAGCGGAGTACAAAATTTTCTTTCTGTAAACGGATATAATTAATTGAAAAAATAAGATTTTTCATGGTTTTAGAAAAATCGCAGAACAGAATGAAGATTTAAAAAAATCACGACCAAAAAAGCATATAATATAGAAAAGCAAAAAGCCGGGGCATAATATCCCCGGTTTTTTGTTTGTAAAATTTGTAAACTCCAAGTATAATGTTAGAAGATTAAGCAATATAGACATTTCAAATATGTTACATATAAAAGCAGGAATGCATCCAAAATATAAGAAAAAGAGTGTAGAGGTGGAAATATGAACACAAGTATATTTCAAGTAGCTGGACCAGTGATGATTGGCCCGTCAAGCTCACATACTGCAGGAGCGGCAAAGATCGGAAGAATAGCCAGGCAGATTGTCAATGGAGATTTTGATAAAGTTACTTTTGGACTTTACGGTTCATTCGATAAGACCGGAAAGGGACATGGCACAGACAAGGCGTTACTGGCAGGGGTTATAGGAATAAGAGAAGACGATGAGAATATTTCAAAGTCCTTTGAGCTGGCAAAAGCAGCTGGCATAGAATTTGAATTTTATTCTGTGGAACTTGATGGAGCTCATGAAAATTCTGTAGTAATAACTTTTTATAAAGATGGAAATATTAAATCAAGAATTCAAGGCGCCTCTATAGGTGGAGGAAATGTAAGGATTGTAAAAATTGACGGATATGAAATTGGCATCAGTGGAGAACTTCCAACCATCTTTGTTAAGCAGGATGATCAGAAGGGTGTTATCAGCC carries:
- the sdaAB gene encoding L-serine ammonia-lyase, iron-sulfur-dependent subunit beta, translating into MNTSIFQVAGPVMIGPSSSHTAGAAKIGRIARQIVNGDFDKVTFGLYGSFDKTGKGHGTDKALLAGVIGIREDDENISKSFELAKAAGIEFEFYSVELDGAHENSVVITFYKDGNIKSRIQGASIGGGNVRIVKIDGYEIGISGELPTIFVKQDDQKGVISHVATVLADNGINIATMKVSRMQKKQDAICVIEIDDSVSDDILQRLKEHPYIQIVRFIACA